In Litoreibacter ponti, the genomic stretch AATATCGACGCGATCCATCACACCGGCGATGAGGTCGCCCATCATTTCCTGCTGGCTGCCGTGCTATGCGATTACGTGTCTGGCGATCCTGTTGCCGATGATGACGCCTCCGCAGCGGAGTGGGTCACGACGCAGGACGCCCTGAGCGGCGGGCGCGAGATGTCACCGAACGTGGCCAGGGTTCTGCGCCTTGCCCTTGCGGAGCGGCGCTGAGCCTCAGGCCCCCGCGGTGCGCAACGTCTTCTTGTGACGCTCTTCGAGATCGGTGGCGAAATGCGCGATCCGAGTCTTGTAGCGGCGATTGAGCGTGTTGCGGGCCAGCTTGGCCGATTGCATCAGCAGGCGGGCCGACAAGGTTTTCGGGCGCACGTCCAACTCGATCCGCATTCGGGTGCGAGCGCGCGACAGAGCCACCAGCTCTACAAGGAACCCGGCCTCGATATTCTTTGACAGGACTTCGAACCGCATCTGGTTGGGCGCGTCATATTCCGCAAGCCGCGCGTCGAACTCGCGCAGCTTGCCGCGCAGCTTCGCGCGGGCGTGCCAGGTCATGCCAACTCCGGGCCGATCCATCTTATCGGTGCGCGCGACCTCCGCCCCATGGCGCAGAATGGCGCGTTCGAACGCGTCGTAGTCCGACAGCATCGCGAACACGTCGTCTATTGGAACCTCGAGGTCTTCTTTCGTTGAAAACTTCATAACCGCCCGCTTCTTCTTTGCTTGTCAGTCTAGAGTATCCCGTAACCAGTTAAGCAACAGGAAATGCGCGATTGCGCCATTGCGCGCCGGTTTCATCTCTGGATTGTTGCCTGCAAACGTCTCCATCATCTCCTCCCGGGTCACCCATCGCGCGTCTTCGATCTCGTCGGGGTCGATCTTGATCTCGGTCGAAATGGCGTGGCCTCGACACCCAAACATAAGCGACGCCGGGAAAGGCCAGGGCTGGCTCGACAGGTATTCGACCCTGCCGATCTCGATGCCGGCTTCCTCGAATGTTTCGCGGCGCACGGCGGCCTCGATGGTCTCGCCGGGCTCCACAAAACCCGCCAAGCAGGAATACATGCCCTCGGGCCAGCCGGGCGAGCGGCCCATCAGCACCGAGTTGCCATGGGTCACCAGCATGATCACCACCGGATCGGTGCGCGGGAAATGATGCGCGCCGCAGGAGGCACAATCGCGCTGCCAGCCCGCGTTCGAGATTTGCGACTTCGCCCCGCAACGGGCGCAGAAGCCGTGGGTCTCGTGCCAGCTGCCGATGGCCTTGGCCGTCGCGATCAGCTCTGCGTCGCGCGGCTTTAGATGGGTCATGATCGCCCGCAGCTCCGAGAATCGCGCATCGGCGGGCATGCCGGGATAGTGCTGCTCGGATGGGTCGAGAAACTGGTTCAGCGTGTCGAGGTTCTCGTCCGGCTCCCACCCCGACACATCCCGCGAGAACCGCGCGATGCCGTCGTCAAAGCCAAGAAACAGCGGCGCCTCGTCGGCCTCCTCAAAAATCTCGTGATCCGCCACCTGCCACGCCGGGCGATCCCGCCCGTCGCCTGCAATCAAGGGCTTACCGCGCCAGATCGGCAGCACACCGGTGTCGGGCTTGGCCAACAGGGCCTCCAACGCCGCGGCATCGCCGCGCAGATGGGCCGCCCGGTCCAGACCGGAGCCGCCAAAGGTGACCGTTTCCGCAAGTTTCATATCGCTGCCCCTCGTTTGGGGCAGAGAAATGCACTGTCTTGCAAGAATGGCAAGCGCCGCTTATATCAACACTCGAGGGGTTGGCGCGGGCAAGTGCCTCGCCAACCTGGTCAGGACCGGAAGGTAGCAGCCACAACGAGCCCCACTTGGGTCGATGTCCAACCTCTCACCCTATCCTATCCCGCAGTCACTCCGATCTCTGCCAGAGTCAGATCGGCCCCGCCGAGCACCCGGGCAACGACCTTGTCATAAAGCAGGATTTCCGCGCCGGAGCCATCCTCGATATCGCGGATTGTGACATCCGACGCATCGTCGAGGCCGTCCAGATCGAGACTGTCTAAATTGGCGACGAAATCCTCGATAATGATCGGCTGCGGCTCCGCATCCCCGATGGCAGGCGGCAGATACAGCGTGATTGTGTCCGCACCGCGCCCGCCCTGCACAGTATCGCCCTCATCCGCATGGATCGTGTCATTGCCGAAACCGCCACGGATCAGATCCGGCGTCGGCACGGCTTCACTGTCATCATCCAAGCCGATCAACAGGTCCGCCCCCTGGTTTCCGATGATCCGGTTCGCACCGAACCGATCCGACAGCGTGTCGTTCCCGGCACCGCCGCGCACGGTGTCATCGCCAAGCTCCAGCAAGCCCAATGCCCGAAGGTGCTCCGGCTCGTAATCCTCGAGAAACGGATTGAGGCCATAGGTATCATCACCGTGGCCCAAATCGACGCGGTCATTGCCCGCGCCACCGGCCACCAGATCGTCGCCGTCACCAGCAGCGATGATATCGGCCTCGCCGCCCCCGACAACCACATCATCCCCTGCACCGGTATCGATGCGCAACGCGCCGTCGATCCGGGTGGGATCCGGCAAACTGTCGTCAAATTCAGCCAAGACGTCTTCCAGCGTATCAGCATGCTCGTCGGAGACGACAAGGTCGCTCTGGTCGGTAAAGGGCTCCAAGTCCGCATCCGGCCCCGTCGACGGATCATCGCCAGAATTGCCGCCCGCAAGGGACGGCAGGGCCGTCAGCCCGAAGGACAGCGAACCCACGATGAGGGCCAGAATTCCCAGCATGTGATTGGCTCCCGATGTGCGCAGCGTTCGAGCGAGCACACCAGATCCGAAGGGCAATCCTGTGGCGAAGTTAAGGGTTTGTTAAGAATTCAATCCGCGATGATATCGGGCCAGCAGGCGGAGCTGGCCGGGTCGAACACCCCGATATGGCCGATCTTGCGCAAACCATAGGCCGCAGGGCGCAGCGTGGCTTGGGTTTTGCGCGCCTCGTGGTGGCGTTGCATGACCTTCCAGACCGCTTTCGGGGGGACCATCACGTCATCCTCGACCGCGACCATGCGCAACTCGCCGGAGAAGCCGCGCAGGTCCTCGGGCGGCAGCGCGCCCCACAACGCTGTCGAGGCGAAATCCCGCCGCGTGCACAGCGCGCGCCATTGCCAATAGACCTGCGTGGGCAGATCCTGGCCGAAGCCCAGCCGCTTGCCCGGCAGATACCCCGCAACAGACGTGCTAAGCGGCCCGCCGCCATACCAGAAAAAGCGCGCGAGCGCCTGATAGGGCCAAGGATGCTCGGACACATGCACGAAGCCGCTGGCAACGCCGATCGCACGCTCGATCTGATCCAGGTCCTTTTGATAGGACAAAAGCAATCCGCCCAGCGAGTGACCAATGACCCAGACCGGTGAGTCGGGTAGATGCGCACGGGCAGCGTCCCGGGCGGCCTGCGCATCGTGGATGCCCCAATCGAGCATGGTCGCATTGGATTGCCGCATCGGGCCGCGGGCAGACGATCCGAAATCCCGGTAGTCATAGGTCAGGCAGGCGATGCCTTGGCTGACCAGCCATTCCGCGAAGGGGCGATAGAAACGCTGGCGCACTGCCGTTGCCGCATTGATGATCGCGACCGCGCGCGGCGCGCGAACGGGGCGAAACAGCCGGCCCTGCAGTTTCTGGCCGCCGGACAAGATCGCAAGGTCGGTCTGGATCACGTCGGAGGCGCTGGCGATCTGGATATAGGACATGGGCTCTCCGATCAGGGGCGGGCTGGACTAGACTGATTGGTCTAATAGCAACTCTAGACCATTCGGTCTAGGCATGAAATAACCGAACAATCATGTCCCAGACCCTGCCAACCCGCGAACGCCTTGTAATTCAGGCCGCTCTGCTCTTTCAGCAAAAGGGCTATCACGGTGTCGGCATGGCAGAAATTCTGGAGGCGGCGGACGCCCCGAAAGGCTCGCTCTACCACCACTTCCCGAAAGGCAAATCCGATCTCGCCCTCGCGGCCGCGCATTTCGCCTCCGATCAGATGCTGGTGATCCTTGATGCCGCCTTTGCGGAAGGCGATCTTGCCCATGGTGTCACGACCTTTTGCTACAAGATCGCCAAGCTCTTCGACATCAACGGCAAATGGATCGGCTGCCCGGTCAGCGCGACTTTGTTCGAGAGCCCGACGAACGAGGAATTCAAGGACACCGTGCGCGTAATCTTTTCCAAGTGGCTCGACGCGACCTGCGCTCACGCGACCGCCAAACGCGCGACGCAGGCACAGGCCAAGGTTCTGTCAGAGACCCTGTGGATGCTGCTGCAAGGCGCCTGGACCCTGTCGCGGGTGCAGGGCTCGTCCGATCCGATCAAGCGGGTCCCGGCGCTGGTTCTGCGCGCTTCCGAGGTGGACCTTACCAGGCCAGAAGCCTAACCTCGCAAAAGCGACTCGAGGGGGACTTTCATGAGCGACAGCGACGGCGGCTATCAGGTTCTGGCGCGCAAATACCGCCCGGCGACTTTCGCTGATCTGATCGGGCAGGACGCCATGGTCCGCACGCTCAAAAACGCGTTCGAGGCGGGCCGCATCGCGCAGGCTTTCATCATGACCGGCATCCGCGGCACGGGCAAAACCACCACCGCGCGGATCATCGCCAAAGGCATGAATTGTGTGGGTCCCGACGGGCAAGGCGGACCGACCACGGAGCCATGCGACGTCTGCGACAATTGCGTGGCCATCGCCGAAGGCCGCCACGTGGATGTGATGGAGATGGACGCGGCCTCGCGCACGGGCGTGGGCGACATCCGCGAGATCATCGACAGCGTGCACTACCGCGCGGCCTCGGCCCGCTACAAAATCTACATCATCGACGAGGTGCACATGCTGTCCACCTCCGCCTTCAACGCCCTGCTGAAGACGCTCGAGGAGCCGCCCGAGCACGTCAAATTCATCTTCGCCACGACCGAGATCCGCAAGGTGCCGGTCACGGTGCTGTCCCGCTGCCAGCGTTTTGATCTGCGTCGCATCGAGCCTGAAGTGATGATCGCGCATCTGGCCTCGGTCGCTGCGAAAGAGAATGCCCAGATCGCGGAAGACGCGCTGGCCCTGATCACCCGGGCGGCTGAAGGCTCGGTCCGAGATGCAATGTCGCTGATGGATCAGGCGATTTCCCACGGCGCGGGCGAGACCACGGCATTGCAGGTGCGCGCCATGCTGGGCCTGGCCGACCGGGGACGCGTGCTGGACCTGTTCGATCTGATCATGAAGGGCGACGCCGCGGGCGCTTTGCAGGAACTGTCCGCGCAATACGCGGATGGGGCCGATCCAATGGCCGTTCTGCGGGATTTGGCCGAGATCACCCACTGGGTCTCCGTCATCAAGATCACGCCCGAGGCTGCAGATGACCCCACCGTCGGCCCGGACGAGCGCACCCGTGGGGCGCAAATGGCCGAGGGCCTGCCGATGCGCGCCATGTCGCGGATGTGGCAACTGCTACTTAAGGCGCTCGAAGAGGTCGCCGCCGCCCCCAACGCGATGATGGCGGCAGAGATGGCAATCATCCGACTGACCCACATGGCCGACCTGCCATCACCGGACGAGCTGGTGCGCAAGTTGCAAGACGCGCCGCCCCCGGCTCCACCAACGCCGTCGGGCGGTGGAGCCTCTGACGGGGGTGGGATG encodes the following:
- a CDS encoding NUDIX hydrolase translates to MTDLRRPKVGAIAVVLHESRTILVQRRNPPNAGLWGFPGGHVELGETALDAAARELVEETGVIATPRRYLTNIDAIHHTGDEVAHHFLLAAVLCDYVSGDPVADDDASAAEWVTTQDALSGGREMSPNVARVLRLALAERR
- a CDS encoding SRPBCC family protein, encoding MKFSTKEDLEVPIDDVFAMLSDYDAFERAILRHGAEVARTDKMDRPGVGMTWHARAKLRGKLREFDARLAEYDAPNQMRFEVLSKNIEAGFLVELVALSRARTRMRIELDVRPKTLSARLLMQSAKLARNTLNRRYKTRIAHFATDLEERHKKTLRTAGA
- the nudC gene encoding NAD(+) diphosphatase; translation: MKLAETVTFGGSGLDRAAHLRGDAAALEALLAKPDTGVLPIWRGKPLIAGDGRDRPAWQVADHEIFEEADEAPLFLGFDDGIARFSRDVSGWEPDENLDTLNQFLDPSEQHYPGMPADARFSELRAIMTHLKPRDAELIATAKAIGSWHETHGFCARCGAKSQISNAGWQRDCASCGAHHFPRTDPVVIMLVTHGNSVLMGRSPGWPEGMYSCLAGFVEPGETIEAAVRRETFEEAGIEIGRVEYLSSQPWPFPASLMFGCRGHAISTEIKIDPDEIEDARWVTREEMMETFAGNNPEMKPARNGAIAHFLLLNWLRDTLD
- a CDS encoding calcium-binding protein — its product is MLGILALIVGSLSFGLTALPSLAGGNSGDDPSTGPDADLEPFTDQSDLVVSDEHADTLEDVLAEFDDSLPDPTRIDGALRIDTGAGDDVVVGGGEADIIAAGDGDDLVAGGAGNDRVDLGHGDDTYGLNPFLEDYEPEHLRALGLLELGDDTVRGGAGNDTLSDRFGANRIIGNQGADLLIGLDDDSEAVPTPDLIRGGFGNDTIHADEGDTVQGGRGADTITLYLPPAIGDAEPQPIIIEDFVANLDSLDLDGLDDASDVTIRDIEDGSGAEILLYDKVVARVLGGADLTLAEIGVTAG
- a CDS encoding alpha/beta hydrolase family protein; amino-acid sequence: MSYIQIASASDVIQTDLAILSGGQKLQGRLFRPVRAPRAVAIINAATAVRQRFYRPFAEWLVSQGIACLTYDYRDFGSSARGPMRQSNATMLDWGIHDAQAARDAARAHLPDSPVWVIGHSLGGLLLSYQKDLDQIERAIGVASGFVHVSEHPWPYQALARFFWYGGGPLSTSVAGYLPGKRLGFGQDLPTQVYWQWRALCTRRDFASTALWGALPPEDLRGFSGELRMVAVEDDVMVPPKAVWKVMQRHHEARKTQATLRPAAYGLRKIGHIGVFDPASSACWPDIIAD
- a CDS encoding TetR/AcrR family transcriptional regulator codes for the protein MSQTLPTRERLVIQAALLFQQKGYHGVGMAEILEAADAPKGSLYHHFPKGKSDLALAAAHFASDQMLVILDAAFAEGDLAHGVTTFCYKIAKLFDINGKWIGCPVSATLFESPTNEEFKDTVRVIFSKWLDATCAHATAKRATQAQAKVLSETLWMLLQGAWTLSRVQGSSDPIKRVPALVLRASEVDLTRPEA
- a CDS encoding DNA polymerase III subunit gamma/tau, whose protein sequence is MSDSDGGYQVLARKYRPATFADLIGQDAMVRTLKNAFEAGRIAQAFIMTGIRGTGKTTTARIIAKGMNCVGPDGQGGPTTEPCDVCDNCVAIAEGRHVDVMEMDAASRTGVGDIREIIDSVHYRAASARYKIYIIDEVHMLSTSAFNALLKTLEEPPEHVKFIFATTEIRKVPVTVLSRCQRFDLRRIEPEVMIAHLASVAAKENAQIAEDALALITRAAEGSVRDAMSLMDQAISHGAGETTALQVRAMLGLADRGRVLDLFDLIMKGDAAGALQELSAQYADGADPMAVLRDLAEITHWVSVIKITPEAADDPTVGPDERTRGAQMAEGLPMRAMSRMWQLLLKALEEVAAAPNAMMAAEMAIIRLTHMADLPSPDELVRKLQDAPPPAPPTPSGGGASDGGGMATARAMTTTQTVSAGGGTSAALDVSPETALARYPTFQHVTGLIRANRDVKLLVEVEGYVQLAHYSPGRIEFVPTQDAPRDLAQRLGARLQQWTGQRWAVTVVNEGGAPTIAAERDAEINALKAEAAAHPLMQAVISAFPGAKILEVKTAQDLVQEAAVEALPEVEDEWDPFEDG